ggagggggggggggggggacAATTGTAAGGTATGTAGGTTTAATTCCTTCCGTACTTCAGAATGATGACTTGTTCAATAAAGAACATTCAGTTTGTGTATTGTTTGGTTGAATCTGGCAAACTTGACCttgtcctttttttttcagctcTCGCGTTTGTTATGGATTCTTCACCTGGGTCTGGTGGAATTGGCAAAATAGCGAGAAATTTCGTTTTCGCATTGTCAGTTTCCCATTTCTTACCGGGTGTTGGTGACATCCTTCACGCCCATTCTGGAATTCCCTAAAAGGGAAGGCGGGTGCCTACATGATTGTGCAGATTTGAATTTGGCACgaaaattcaaacaagCAATATGAGATGCACATGGTGGTAAATGATTCTTTTAAATGGTCCATTTTATACTTAATACCATTCAAAACGGTGTTTCTTCCTCACCCCCCAGTCACCTGTGTCTCATCTTTCCTAAGTTTCAAACACACATGTCAGAACACGCTTGCTTCACAATAGAGGACGAGTTGGTACCTGAAGTTGCAGACGAGCTTCTCAATTCCCAACTTGACGGATTCGAGGACCTAGACGCAAGGAGCGTTAACTATGTCGAGTATGGTTTTAACAATGACAAGGATGACAAGAAAGACAACAGTGGTAACAACAGAGACATTTGCACTTATTCACATGTACATGCACATCCACAACGACAACGTACATACTCTTCACTGAGATTGAGAGAATGGACCCCACGATATTATCCGCCACTCAACTTCGGTCTCGTCGAGACGGGCCTCTACCGGAGTGGCCATCCGCAGCCCGTGAACTTCCCCTTCTTGGAATCGTTGAATCTTAAAACCATCATTTACGTTGGAGAGAAAACAGACAACTACGACTATTACCGCTGGCTGCGCCACAACGGTATCCGCCTTGTGCACGTGCCTCTCTCGGGCACGTGCCGTGGCGCAGCCGACGAAGATGAACGATCTTGTTCACTTAATGATGCGCTGAGCCATGTTCTCTCAATTGTGGTGCGTGCAGAGAATGCACCTATACTTATCCATTCAAACAAGGGGAAACATCGTGTTGGAGTCGCAGTCGCGGCAGTGAGAGCACGTCTTCAAGGATGGGTGCTTGCTGCCGTCTATGATGAATATGCAAGATACGCCAGAGAACATCCAACTTGGGAAATGGAGGCAGTGGAGTTTTATCAAGGACCAGTGTTTGTGAAAAGAGGTGATACAGCTCCATTTGTACGTAATATTACAAATACGATTATTTCAGAATAGAGTTGcaactttgttttttttttgttttttgttttttttttttcttattggTTAGTAGCAGTGGCAACAGTGTTGTTCACCCCTCCTCACCCCATTGCATCAATTCTGAACCCATTGCTGAGCCAACCGATTTTCAGCGTGATTTactcttcctcctcctcccCCCCACACTCCTCCCATCCCCCATActcgtttcttttttttttcgccGCCAGCACTCCGGAGAGGCGATGGGCATTTCCTCTATTCACCACCGAGATTCTCACACTAAAACTTCAACAGCAAAAAACAATTGCCGCACACATAACGCGTGCGGCTCTATAGGGGAGAGTAGGCCACTAATATGGTTCCGTAGAGTATCTCTCCTTTACAGACTAGACCAATTTCCGGCTCTACTATTGCTATTGGTATTAGAATTTAGTCTGCATGCGCGCGTGCGCGTGCTCTTATTGGCTGGCGGGCACGCTTATCAGTTATCCTCTTCTTATCTTTCCAGAAGCGCCTCTTATTGGCATGGAAAATGCAGATAGTTGCGAAAACGGGTTttcaaagaaggaaaagaaaaaaaaaatcagaaattTATGAATGGGGACGttaaaataaaatcctggaaaaaaaaatatttccTGTTTTGttggcttttttttctcctgCATAGGTTAATCtaaaaaatggaaaaattcaCCCTCAAATTAACTCTGGATGGCATAAGATGTGTCAAGTGGCCCCCTCTCTCACCCTTTCTGCGtgtgtgtgtttgtgtGCCTGTTTGAAAGTGTGTCAATGACTCTGTCAAATTGAGTCAGAACCTTGTTAGCCTTTCctcttcaagttcttccCTCCTCTTCAACGTACAACCAAGCAATGGCGACATCATCCCATGTGTGGACCCAGGCCTATGACTCGACTACTGTCATCACCCTTGTCTTGGGTACCTGTCTGGTGTTGATTATGTGTTTTGGCTTGGCATATCTATATTCTGGTCTTGCAAGGAGGAAATCGGCCCTTCATATGGTGTTTTccgttttcttcattttaCTGATTTCCATATTTCAATGGTATTTTTGGGGGTATTCTCTTGCATTCTCTAGAACAGCAACTAATAAATTCATTGGAAATTTACACAATTTCGGATATCAGAATCTTGAAGACAATTATACAGCAGGGGCCAATTCTAATATCCCGGAAATGGCATTTGCAAACTTTCAGGGGATGTTTGCCTCAATTACCGCATGTATCTACATTGGCGCCATTTGCGAACGTGGTCGAATCTTACCTTTTATTCCCTTTACCTTTTGTTGGCTAACGTTGGTTTACTGTCCAGTAACATGTTGGATTTGGAATTCTAGTGGCTGGGCTTATAAATGGGGGGTTTTGGATTACGCTGGTGGTGGACCAGTGGAAATTCTTTCTGGCTTTTCGGGGTTTGTTATTTCCTATTTTTTAGGACCTCGTAAAGAACATTTGATGATAAATTTCAGGCCTCATAACGTATCCCTAATCACTATTGGAACCATGCTGCTATGGTTTGGTTGGCTAGGATTCAATGGTTTGACTTGTTTGACACCAAGCTTGAAGAGTGTTTACGCTATAATGAATACTAACTTATGTGCTGCATTTGGCGGATTCACTTGGTGCTTGCTCGACTTTTTGCGTACGAATCGTTGGTCAACTGTTGGTCTTTGTTCGGGAATAATTTCAGGCTTGGTTGCTGCAACACCAACATCGGGGGTTATTCCCTTATGGGCATCTGTTGTTTTAGGAATAGTGTCTGGATTCATTTGTAATTGTGCAACCTATATTAAGGTCTGGTTGAAGGTTGACGATGCATTGGATGTCTTGGCAGAACATGGTATTGCCGGAGTTATTGGCTTGTTCTTTAATGCAATTTTCGCAGCAGATTACGTGCTCGGTTATGACGGTTACACCGAACACCCAGGCGGTTGGATCAACCACCATTGGTCCCAGATGTATAAACAGTTGGCCTATATCGGTGCAACTGCAGGATACTCCATGATGGTTACTGCCCTCATATGTTTTGTCCTTGATAAAGTGCCGTACTGTAAATTAAGAGTCGATGAGGAAGCAGAGGAAGCAGGTATGGATGAAGACCAGATTGGCGAATTTGCCTATGATTACGTTGAGGTTAGAAGGAACTTTTTCGATGTAAATgggtttgaagaatctgGAAATTCAGAGAAAGCTATGCCACATTCGTCATCCTCTTCGTCATCCACCTCTTCAACAGCTAACAACCAAAATGTCTAATTCAGTATGTCTTGAAGCATCAAGATTATCATTTCAATTATTTTCTActtatacttttttttcttctactacttcttctacttctaTTACTTCTATTActtcttctacttctaTTACTTCTTGTACTTCTTGTACTTCTTCTACTTCTCATTTTACTTCGTGTTTCTCCTATACATATGACCTATGCTACTTTTTGTCTCTATACCTCATAGTTTTAACTTCAAGCTCGCGGAAAAATTCCCTTTTATGGTTTCATCCGCACAGCCTCGCATTAGCGATTGTACCTTTTGAGTCATGATATGATTAACGCCTGTTCCCTGATCCTTACCCTCTTTAATCTgctctttcttttgttgtCTCTTCTCTGgtctcttttgtttttgctgtCCTTCCTCGTGAAATAATGCGAAAGTTAACAGATTCACCCGAGGTGACATCCTCATGCCTTACAGCTATAGCTTCAATATTCAAATCCAAACCGCTCCCAGAAGACAGTGAAATTGATCCGATAGACATCTTCACCCAGTTCAACTCAGCCAAGAGGTTAAATAGTCTACGTGCCCTAATGAGGGAAAACAACATATCCGCATACATCATCCCCTCTGAAGACGAGCATCAGAGCGAGTACACTGCCCTCAAAGATCAACGGAGGGAATACATTTCTGGATTCAGCGGCTCCAGTGGAATAGCGGTAGTTACTTTGCACTCTGCGGCATTATCAACTGATTCGAGGTATTTCCTCCAGGCCGAAAAACAACTTGATGAAAACTGGATCTTACTTAAACAGGGTGTTTGTGGATATCCGAGCTGGATCGATTGGCTGGTTGATGAATGCGTCTATGGGATGGATCAGTTAGATGAAGTAGGTTCAGTAGGGGTTGATCCTAGGTTGATTACGTGGAAGCTAGGAAACGAACTTGTTAGCAAATGCCATGATAACAACATCACCTTTGTTAATGATCTGGATCacaatttgattgatttaaTTAGAGGCAAACAAGAGGCAAATAAGGGTAAGTTGTATAAATACGAGCTGAAATATGCTGGGCTACAtacaacaaagaaaatagaaaaacTGAGGTCTCAAATGGCTGAACATGGTTATTTCGTTTACGTCTCCTCAATGTTAGACTCTATTGCATGGTTACTCAACTTAAGAGGAAATGATATTAGCTTCAATCCAGTATTCTTTGCTTATCTAGTCATTACAATGGATAATGTGGTCTTGTACGTAGACAAGGTAAAGATGAATTCCGAAATTTCCGCATATTTAAGCGAACTGCAAATACGCACCAAACCATATACTTCGATATGGGATGAATTACCGGCCTTAAAAGGTGACGGATGTATATGCCTAGAGAAAAATGCAAGTTATTcaattttcatcaatgtcCCACAAGTCTATGAGATTGTATTCAGATCCATAATAACTGAACTCAAGGGAgtaaaaaatgaaattgaggTTGCCAATATACAAGAGTCGCAGAAAATAGATAGTTTGGCAATAGTACGGTTTTTGTCTTGGTTCAATTTAAACAAATGTAACACCTCTCTAAATGAGCTGGACTTGGTTGATAAATTGTACGAATTCCGAAGGAAATCAGAACATTTTAGAGGCTTAAGTTTTGCCACCATTATAGCAAGCGGAGCAAATGCATCTATAGTACATTATGAACCAACCGAAGATAGCTTTTCCTTAGTCAAGCATAACGACGTCCTTTTGATAGATTCAGGCGgtcaatattttcaaggtACAACCGATATCACTAGGACTATCTATGTAAATAATGGGAAACCTCCATCAAAAGAACTAAAACGTGCTTACACATTGGTGTTGAAAGGTCATTTGAATGTGGCGATGCTAAAATTTCACAAGGGAAAATCATCTTATGAGATTGATAGGCTGGCAAGGGAACCATTATTAAAGTACGGTATGAACTATGGACATGGTACAGGACACggtattgataattttaTTTGTGTGCATGCCGGACCTTGTGGGTTATCACCCTCAGCTACTTCTTATAATTATAAACCACTCGAAAAGGGAAATTTTATAAGTGACGAACCAGGTTACTATAAAGATGGTCATTTTGGAATAAGAATAGAGAGCGATATATTGGTCAATGAAGAGCAAGATATGCTAAAGTTCGAGTACTTCACGCTCGTACCATTCTGTAGGGAACTGATTGAGACAAAGTATCTTTCAAACGCACAAGTTGATTGGATAAATGCCTACCACAAGAGAATTTACACTGAACTGTCTACGCAGCTCGAAAATGTCAAGGATTTTGGTGCTCTTGATTGGCTTGCGGATGAAACAAAAGCACTTTAAAGTCTGAGGACGTTTTTCATTATATCGATATATACACATGAGTTTGATAAGTAAAGATGACTCGGGAATAAATTAGAGACGGAAATATAAAGGGACGAAATTAATCAAGAGACGTTGCTGAAGAATAAGGCGTTATTggtacattttttttgttttgtttctcaaatagtgagtttttgttttagtTGAACTTCAAGTGGTGAGTCAAACTGGACAATGTTTTCTTCCAGGTTAACATAATAAAATTGGCATAATATGGAATCATAACGTAATTCCCACTCATTGGGTAGCTTTTCCACTTCCTGACTATAAAACTGTGAGTCTGAGCTATTTATTGTACTTGATTCTATATTAGTGTTAGgtcttttttgttttttaaACTTGCCTATGAAGGACAGTGGTCGTTTTGATTTGAACGTAAGCATGGTAGAAGTTAGAAAAACAGGTCTGGGTTAATAAGAAGAATACTAatcaaagaaggaaaataCCCAAAAGGCAGGGTCTACCGTTATATATATAAGTTACCATTTGTAATCCGAAGTCCACGAAGTGAAAATTTCGGTGTTAGATGTATTCATGCTCCGAAGACCGAGAAGCCGAGTAATTTTTTCCTAAATTCCGTGACAGAATTCCGAGTGCTGCGGAAATTGGATGGATTTAGTTATTTGCAGGTACGTGATTTGTAATGCGGTGGTTATCGAGCCGGACCTGGAATATAGTTTGTGACAGAGATAGAGACAAAGATGCCAGTCAAGGGGTGGCGTAGGGATGACCAAGATACCAATTTCGATACAATGCTACACAGTGAGGGGATGTCTATAGACACTTTTCTCTTCCccaaatcaacaataaacaaaatttgcaaaaatGCATTGCACGAGAGTGATCCAGAGACAAACTATCTAATTGCCAAAGACTCACAGACAGTTATACAAAGATCATGCGTGTtgttcatcaatttcatctaTCACCATGCAAAACAGTTGGTTAAGGCGCAGAACAGGAAGGTAGTCAATGCCGATGATATCATGAGTGCATTACAACAAGTAGGATATGGTGAATTCACGCCAATTTTGCAGAATGAGCTACAGTCTTTCAATAAGCGTAAGGAagccaaaaaaatagcaaaagCACAACAGAAACTGAACGATGTGGAGGATGCAGATATTGACGATTCAATTGGTAATCACAACAAAAGGTTGAAACTAGGCACCTCTATACATGGAAATGATGTAACAATGTCTGATCATGGAGACACCACCGAATTCAATGATCCCTCAGTAGTTGTACATGATCAGGACACTgaagctgaagaagaagaagaggaggatgaGGATGAGGAAGACGACGGAGAGGAAGACATGGAAGGTAAAGAGGcagatgaaaatgatgatagTACGGAAGAAACAGGAGAAGTAATTCGACACGGTCCTTCCCAGCTTGAGCTTGAGCAAAAGGAACTAGTAGGTGACAAGGACGAGGAcgaggaaaaagaagaagaagaagaagaagaggatgaagatCCCGTTTCAGCCGTGGCAGATAAGAtcgaagaagaaatagatTAGGAAGTTTCAGTTTATGGAAATAATCAAACAACATGCAACCTTCTATAGCTTtgttttggtatttttaGTTAGGATCAGGTTGGCTTGGTTTTTTAGGATGTAAACATTTTTCATAGAATGGTAATCCACATTCCAtaccaagaaaaatatatccTAGTATTGCCAATGTGACAATTACCATTCCTGCAAACTTGAAGTTAGAccaaaatattttccttttagCATGGACAgctttttttctaaaagaGCTAGCGTTGGTATTTAAGTTTGATGTTTTATTAATTAATGATTGTAGATTATCACCTCTTTTTAATATTttattgatgttttcgTTCATTAAATCTCGCACTAGACTGACATCTTCCTCCGTAGCACCATAGTTTTGCACAAGTGTCACcaattttctctcttcatcttcaattatttctctcattttcaacttaAATTCAtactttttatttatattgaaatattcttcaacGTAACAGTccagtatttttttcagtagGTTTTGCACAAAGCTCTCTAATAGTTGAGTGCCACAAAGAATAACAACAGTTATCAAATCATTACTATCATTAACCATTACTTTCTTATTGTAGTATATTATCAAACTAGTCTCCTGGTTGTTGGTGGTGATGCTCTGAGACACATTCATACTGTCGATACTATTTTCCTGAACTTCATTGACCTCACCTAGCTTCTGTGTAATAATTTCTAGATAGTTTAAGCTAGTATGATGTGAAATAAATGGGTTATCGTAGGTATAGAGGGTGGTAGAGTTGATACTTAGATTGCAATGTATAATATTCACATTTGGATTAAAATTTCTATTCAAGGGCCCATATAAAGGATCAGTAGACATGACGGATATTCGTAGTTACTGCATAAGATATTGACTTGCTCTTATGCGTATgtttcaaatcaaaataaaatatcTCAAACTTTGAGTCCAACTCAACATCACATTCTACATGCATGTGCGGCTTGAAATTCCGAGGAAAACTTGACACATTAATGGATCGTAATTGAAAAGCTATACAATCATACTACAAAAATATACGCAAACTGCTTTGCCATGGAGATACGGCAACACCACCTATATACTATCTATACACTATCGCTGCTTTTCAAAGTGACCTTCCCACGATAATAAATGTCAGTAAAATCACTAATCACGACAACGTCGACTTTTTTACCGTAAAGATCCGGGGAAACAATAAGCTTTGAGGCAATCATGTCAACatttccaattttcttAGGTGATTCTCTTTTTATGACATACAGTTCATCCTCATTCAAATCACACAATAGAACGAACCATG
The Pichia kudriavzevii chromosome 2, complete sequence DNA segment above includes these coding regions:
- a CDS encoding uncharacterized protein (PKUD0B03770; Pfam Domains: Y_phosphatase2(6.8e-38)), whose protein sequence is MVHFILNTIQNGVSSSPPSHLCLIFPKFQTHMSEHACFTIEDELVPEVADELLNSQLDGFEDLDARSVNYVEYGFNNDKDDKKDNSGNNRDICTYSHVHAHPQRQRTYSSLRLREWTPRYYPPLNFGLVETGLYRSGHPQPVNFPFLESLNLKTIIYVGEKTDNYDYYRWLRHNGIRLVHVPLSGTCRGAADEDERSCSLNDALSHVLSIVVRAENAPILIHSNKGKHRVGVAVAAVRARLQGWVLAAVYDEYARYAREHPTWEMEAVEFYQGPVFVKRGDTAPFVRNITNTIISE
- a CDS encoding uncharacterized protein (PKUD0B03780; similar to Saccharomyces cerevisiae YPR138C (MEP3) and YGR121C (MEP1); ancestral locus Anc_3.475); this translates as MATSSHVWTQAYDSTTVITLVLGTCLVLIMCFGLAYLYSGLARRKSALHMVFSVFFILLISIFQWYFWGYSLAFSRTATNKFIGNLHNFGYQNLEDNYTAGANSNIPEMAFANFQGMFASITACIYIGAICERGRILPFIPFTFCWLTLVYCPVTCWIWNSSGWAYKWGVLDYAGGGPVEILSGFSGFVISYFLGPRKEHLMINFRPHNVSLITIGTMLLWFGWLGFNGLTCLTPSLKSVYAIMNTNLCAAFGGFTWCLLDFLRTNRWSTVGLCSGIISGLVAATPTSGVIPLWASVVLGIVSGFICNCATYIKVWLKVDDALDVLAEHGIAGVIGLFFNAIFAADYVLGYDGYTEHPGGWINHHWSQMYKQLAYIGATAGYSMMVTALICFVLDKVPYCKLRVDEEAEEAGMDEDQIGEFAYDYVEVRRNFFDVNGFEESGNSEKAMPHSSSSSSSTSSTANNQNV
- a CDS encoding uncharacterized protein (PKUD0B03790; Pfam Domains: Creatinase_N(2.3e-11)|Peptidase_M24(9.2e-11)), with amino-acid sequence MRKLTDSPEVTSSCLTAIASIFKSKPLPEDSEIDPIDIFTQFNSAKRLNSLRALMRENNISAYIIPSEDEHQSEYTALKDQRREYISGFSGSSGIAVVTLHSAALSTDSRYFLQAEKQLDENWILLKQGVCGYPSWIDWLVDECVYGMDQLDEVGSVGVDPRLITWKLGNELVSKCHDNNITFVNDLDHNLIDLIRGKQEANKGKLYKYELKYAGLHTTKKIEKLRSQMAEHGYFVYVSSMLDSIAWLLNLRGNDISFNPVFFAYLVITMDNVVLYVDKVKMNSEISAYLSELQIRTKPYTSIWDELPALKGDGCICLEKNASYSIFINVPQVYEIVFRSIITELKGVKNEIEVANIQESQKIDSLAIVRFLSWFNLNKCNTSLNELDLVDKLYEFRRKSEHFRGLSFATIIASGANASIVHYEPTEDSFSLVKHNDVLLIDSGGQYFQGTTDITRTIYVNNGKPPSKELKRAYTLVLKGHLNVAMLKFHKGKSSYEIDRLAREPLLKYGMNYGHGTGHGIDNFICVHAGPCGLSPSATSYNYKPLEKGNFISDEPGYYKDGHFGIRIESDILVNEEQDMLKFEYFTLVPFCRELIETKYLSNAQVDWINAYHKRIYTELSTQLENVKDFGALDWLADETKAL
- a CDS encoding uncharacterized protein (PKUD0B03800; similar to Saccharomyces cerevisiae YDR121W (DPB4); ancestral locus Anc_8.275), yielding MPVKGWRRDDQDTNFDTMLHSEGMSIDTFLFPKSTINKICKNALHESDPETNYLIAKDSQTVIQRSCVLFINFIYHHAKQLVKAQNRKVVNADDIMSALQQVGYGEFTPILQNELQSFNKRKEAKKIAKAQQKLNDVEDADIDDSIGNHNKRLKLGTSIHGNDVTMSDHGDTTEFNDPSVVVHDQDTEAEEEEEEDEDEEDDGEEDMEGKEADENDDSTEETGEVIRHGPSQLELEQKELVGDKDEDEEKEEEEEEEDEDPVSAVADKIEEEID
- a CDS encoding uncharacterized protein (PKUD0B03810; similar to Saccharomyces cerevisiae YLR093C (NYV1); ancestral locus Anc_8.276), which gives rise to MSTDPLYGPLNRNFNPNVNIIHCNLSINSTTLYTYDNPFISHHTSLNYLEIITQKLGEVNEVQENSIDSMNVSQSITTNNQETSLIIYYNKKVMVNDSNDLITVVILCGTQLLESFVQNLLKKILDCYVEEYFNINKKYEFKLKMREIIEDEERKLVTLVQNYGATEEDVSLVRDLMNENINKILKRGDNLQSLINKTSNLNTNASSFRKKAVHAKRKIFWSNFKFAGMVIVTLAILGYIFLGMECGLPFYEKCLHPKKPSQPDPN